The genomic stretch GGCTGACCTAAAAGTTTGCCAAGCAATATTGCCCCATCGATCTACACTTAACAACTTATCCCGATTCGCTATGGTCACTTTAATCGAAGGAAATTCTCCCTTTATTGCAACAGTATAAACACCGGCATTTTCATAAAAATGTTCAGGATTATCATTGTCCGTGTAATCCTCCACGGTGCCATCGCCCCAATCTACAGTAAAATCATAACTGTATAAATCGTTAGTAGGTAATAATAAATGATTATTATCAATATCGGATACCTCCCATGTTGTAATAAAAGAGTCGGGATCTTCGGCCATACTTTCGATTACGTTCTCCACGGTAATGGTCACGGTGGCCTCGGCGGTTTTTTCGCCATCGGTTACGCTTACGGTAATGCTGTGCGAGGTGGCGGTCTCGTAGTCCAGGGTTTTTCCTTCTGCCAAGGTCAAAATACCGCTTTCGGAGAGCATAAACAGGTCGTTGTCGTTGGTCACCATGGCAAAGGTAAGGTCATCTTCATTGACATCTGTGGCCACCACTTGGCCGATCACGTCGGTATCGGCAATGTCCTCCGCTGCCACAAACTCTTGGTCGGCCATTTCGGGGGCTTCGTTGGTCGGGGCAACAGTGGTCACTTTAATGGTGATCGTGGCACTTGCCGTGTCCTCCCCGTCGTCCACCTTAACGGTAATGTTGTGCTGCTCCTTGGCCGCTGCATCCAAGGTCTTTCCGCTCGCAAGGCTCAATTCGCCGGAGGCGGTAATCTCGAACAGGTCGTCGCTGTTTGCTTCAATGGTAAAGGTGAGCGTGTCCCCGTCCTCATCGGAGGCCTTTACCGTGCCGATCACTTCTGTATCGGAAATGGTTTCGGCAGCACTAAAGTCCTGCGCGGCTATTACCGGAACACTGTTCCCATCTTTCGGCGGGGTGTCCGGGCCGTCATCTTTACCGCAGGACCACAACAGGGCCACGGCCAACACTGAAAAAAGAATCTTTTTCATCATTTTTTAGATTTTTATTATTAAACATTTGGGCAAATTCGGGAGTTCTGCCGAGGTTTTGGACCACCAATTGACGTATGCCCCATTTGAGTTGACGGATGAGGGGTTTGGGTTGATGGGGGTGTTTGGTTATTCGGTTATTCGGTTATTTGGTTATTTGGTTATTGGTTAATGGTTATTGGTTGATGGGCGAAGGGTAAAGGGATTACTCGATTGTTGGATTGTTGGAAGAGCGGACCCTGAGCGTAGTCGAAGGGTGGATGCTTGGATGATTTGGTTATTCGGTTATTTGGTTATTCGGTTATTCGGTTATTTGGGTGAAGGGTAAAGGGTTAAAGGTGAAAGGTTCTTGAACTGACAATTGGTAACCGTTGATTGTTCATTGTTAACTGTTAACTGCCAACTGTTAACTGCCAACTACTCACTGCCAACTGACCTCTGACTTCGTACTTCCGACTTCCAACTTCCGACTCCTAAAAAAACTAAATATGAACCGAAGGGCTGTTCTTGACCTCGTTGATCACAAAAGAGCTTTGCGTGTTGCCGATATTGGCGATGGCGGTAAGTTTGGTGAGCATAAATTCACGATAGCTCTTCATGTCCTTTACGAAGATTTTAAGGATATAGTCGTAGTCCCCACCCACATGAAAACACTCGGATACTTCCTTAAGCTGCAGTACCTCGCGCTCGAACTTTATCACATTTTCCTTGGTGTGCTGCACCAACCGTATTTGGCAAAGTACCATAAAATCACGGCCCACCTTCACCTTGTCCACCAAGGCGGTGTACTGGGTGATCACCCCGTTGCGTTCCAGTCGGCGAATGCGCTCGTAAACGGCGGTCTTGGACAAATGCAAAGCATCCGCATATTGTTTGGTGGTCTTTTTACTGTCCTTTTGCAGCAGCCTGATCAATTCAATGTCCACATTATCCAGTTTCATACCGACTATTTTTCTATGATGAACCGCTAAATTCCAATTTTACGGAACAATTTCCTAATTTTTATAGCTATTCCGACCAATCATCTTCATTTTAATACATCTATTGATTTTGGGTCTATCAATTCCTAATTTTACTAAAAACAGCACATTATGGACTACAAAGCATCGGAACACATACAGGACCTTCAATATTTTGGTGAATTCGGAGGTGTAAACCCTTCCATATCAGATTCATCGACCTACACATTTCTATCGGCAAAAACCATGTTCGATACCTTCGAGGGCAATACCGAAGGGTGCTACCTGTACAGCCGCCACTCCTCCCCTTCCAACCTGTATTTGGGCGAGGCCATGGCGCAACTGGAAGGAACCGAATCCGCCAATGTGTACGCCAGTGGCATGGGCGCGATAACCGCGGTCATACTCCAATTGTGCGATTCGGGCGACCATATCGTGTGTAGCCGAACCATTTACGGTGGAACCTATGCTTTCCTGAAAAATTTTGTAAAAAAATTCAATATTGAGGTCTCCTTTGTGGACATCACCGACTTGGAAACGGTGAAGCAATCCATTACACCCAAAACCAAAATGATTTACTGCGAAGCCGTCAGCAACCCGTTATTGGAAATTGCCGATATCCCTTCGCTATCCAAAATCGCCAAGAAAAACAATATGCCGTTGGTAGTGGACAATACGTTTTCTCCGTTGTCCATAAATGCAGCAAAGCTGGGGGCCGATATTGTAGTGCACAGTCTTACCAAGTTCATCAACGGCACCAGTGATTGCGTTGCCGGCGCTGTGTGCGCCTCCACGGATTTTTGTTTGAGTTTGAAGGATGTGAACAGCGGAGCGGGAATGCTTTTGGGCAGTACGTTGGACAGCCTTCGTGCCGCTTCCATTTTGAAGAATATGCGCACGCTTCACATCCGTATCAAAAAGCATAGTGAAAATGCCCATTACCTGGCCGAACAGTTTGAAAAAGACGGCTTAAAAGTGGTCTATCCCGGGTTGGAAAGTCATTCGGGACACCAGTTGATGAAATCCCAAATGAACCATGAATACGGTTTTGGAGGCATGCTGACCCTCGATGTGGGCTCGGTGGAGCGTGCCAATGCGTTGATGGAATCAATGCAGACCGAAAAGCTGGGATATTTGGCCGTGAGCCTTGGGTTTTACAAGACCCTTTTCAGTGCTTCGGGAACTTCCACCTCTTCCGAAATACCCGAAGAAGAACAAAAGGAACTCGGTCTTTCCCAGGGACTTATCCGTTTTTCCATTGGTCTGGACAACGACATCCGAAAGACCTATGTTACCATGCGCGGTTGTATGGAAAAGTTGGGTATTCTATCGCCCGATGCAAGTTTGGTCTAATTAAGTCGACTAATGGGGTTTGCACAACAAGGTGCAAAATCGTAATATTACCTCTTAACAAACTCAGACCAGATGCCGAACACAGAGGAGAATCCAAAATTTAGGGAAGACGAACATATTGTAAAAAACAAGGAATTGAGCATATGGGAAGCATTGATACCCGTGTTTGCCCTTGTGGCCATGCTCGCCTACAATGTTTTTGTTTTTGGGGATGATGCCCTGAGCGGCTCCAACCAGTTTATCCTCTTAATGGGCGGTGCGGTAGCGGCCATCGTAGGTATATTCAATAAGGTGTCCTACGACCAAATGATCGATGAGGTCGCAGAAAATGTTCGGTCTACCACAGGAGCGCTGCTCATCCTTTTAATGGTGGGCGCGTTATCCGGAACATGGCTGGTAAGCGGAATTATTCCGGCAATGATTTATTACGGACTTCAAATTTTGAATCCAACCATATTTTTGGCGGCCTGTGTGGTGATCTGTGCCATTATTTCCATTGCTACGGGAAGTAGCTGGACCACTGCCGCGACCGTGGGCATTGCCTTGATAGGAATCGGGGAAGCTTTGGGCATCTCGTTGGGAATGACGGCCGGCGCCGTGCTTTCCGGAGCTTACTTCGGGGATAAAATGTCGCCATTGAGCGACACCACCAACTTGGCCCCTGCCATGGCCGGTGGAGATTTGTTCTCGCACATTCGTTATATGACCTACACCACGGTACCGACCGTTGTGGTGACCTTGATTGTTTTTATTATTCTTGGTTTTACGATCGATACCTCCGGAGTGGCGGACACAAGTTCGCTCCTTACCAATATTGGGACCACCTTTAATATAAATGGTTGGTTGTTCATTGTTCCTTTGGTGGTCATCGGATTGATCCTTAAAAAAGCCCCGCCGTTGATGGCCCTTTTGGCCGGAACTTTATTGGGCGGTGTGTTTGCGATCATTTTTCAACCGGACATTGTTGCCAACATTGGCGGAGGTACCGCATTAAATTTTGAAACCGGTTACAAGGGCATTTTAAACGCCATTACCGTTGATACCGAAATAGCGACAAACGATCCGGCCTTGAACGATTTGTTCTCTTCCGGAGGAATGTCGGGCATGCTCGGCACTATTTGGTTGATTGTCTGTGCCATGGTATTCGGAGGCATCATGGACGGTATCGGGGCTTTGGAACGTATCACGGAATCCCTTCTAAAATTGGCCAAGACCACGTTTGGATTGTTTGCCAGTACCGTTGGGAGCTGTTTGGCATTGAACGTTACAGCGTCCGACCAGTATTTGGCCATTGTGGTACCCGGAAAAATGTTCTCCAAAGCTTATAGGGAACGAGGACTTGCCCCTGAAAATTTGAGTAGGACCTTGGAAGATTCGGGAACGGTAACTTCTGTATTGGTGCCTTGGAACACTTGTGGTGCTTATCACAGTAGCGTTTTGGGCGTCGGCGTCGGCGAATACTTTTTGTACGCCATTTTTAATTGGTTGAGCCCCATTATGACCTTGTTGTTTGCGGCGTTCAGAATCAAAATCAAACAGCTTGCTACAAGTCCGGCCGAATAAATTTTAATCCTACTTTTTTCATTGCGGCCATTTCTTTGGGAAGATGTCAAAATTTGATGCTCAATTTTATCAGAACATCAATATTGACAGTGCTTTTTTGCGGCATAGTCACGTGCTATCCGACCATAAGAAATACTAATTTTCAAGTTGAAAAAAGCCATAAATCCACCTTATTTTTGCTTCTGAAAAATTTAAAAAACATCCAATAAATGACTTTAGTAGGAAGAAAATTTCCAAACATTGAAGTAAACGCCATCGACGAATTGGGCGATACGTTCAAAATCAACATTTTAGAGAAAGCCAAAGCAGAAAACAAGAAAGTATTGTTGTTCTGGTACCCAAAAGACTTCACTTTTGTCTGTCCGACCGAGCTTTTTGCCTTTCAACAAAACCTTAGTGAGTTTGAAAAGAGAAATACCATTGTTATCGGAGCTTCTTGTGATACTGCCGAAGTGCATTTTGCATGGTTGAACACCGAAAAGGACAACGGTGGAATCGAAGGGGTGACCTACCCTATCGTTTCTGACAGCAATAGAAACTTGGCAAGTGCCCTGGGCATCTTGGACATCATGAAAGAGGACTTCAATGAAGAAACCAACTCTGTTGTAATGGAAGGCGACAATGTAACCTACAGAGCTACGTACTTGATCGATGAAGAAGGAACCGTATTCCATGAGAGCATCAACCACATGCCGTTGGGAAGAAACGTAAAGGAATTTTTGCGTTTGGTAGATGCCTACACCCACGTGCAGGAAAAAGGTGAGGTTTGCCCGGCCAACTGGGAAGAAGGAAAACAAGCCATGAATGCGGACAGAGCCGGTGTTTCCGATTACTTGGCCAATCACGTAAACTAAGAGCGCTATGATCGTAGAATTGGACAAAGACAATTTAAGCGAGGTCATTGCCAACAATGACAACGTGGTGGTGCAGTACAGCGCATCTTGGTGCGGCAACTGCAGGATCATGAAGCCAAAGTTCAAAAAGGAAGCGTCTTTGAACGAGAACGTAACCTTTGTTATGGTCGATGCCGAAAAATTCCCGGAATCCAGAAAACTGGCCAATGTGGACAATCTGCCCACCTTCGCCGCTTTTTCAAAAGGATCGTTGAAGAATCAGGTGCAGACCAATAAGTATGATGTTTTAAAAGACTTGATCCATGAAGTTGCCCATAATTAAACAATTGGTCAATTTTGCCGAGGAGCACGATGAGGACTACTTGCAGGAAACTGCCGATACCTTGGAAAGCGTCTGTGAGGTTTCCAGCTTAAAAGATGAGGAACTGGACATGATCGGGGAATTGATCTCCAATCTGTACGGAGCCATCGAAGTGACCCATGAAATCAAGAACGGTACTCCCAAAAAGGAAGCACTCAATGGTTTCATGTCACGAGTACTCGGGTCAATAGACAAGTAACGGACATTGTCATAACTATTAATGGTAAGAACCTTCCCGTAACAGTCTTCGGGAAGGTTTTTTTAGTATTTTTGGTCTCGAATCAAAACTACGATTATGGCAACTGTTACACTTAAAGGAAATGAAATTCACACACTTGGCGACCTTCCAAAAAATGGTTCCCAAGCCCCTAACTTTACTTTGGTAAAAACCGACCTATCCACCACTAGCCTATCCGATTACAAAGGTCAAAAGGTCGTTCTTAATATTTTTCCAAGCATCGATACGGGAACTTGTGCACAATCCGTGCGCCAGTTTAACCAAGAGGCCGCAGAATTGGAGAACACCAAAATATTGTGCATTTCCAAGGATTTGCCATTCGCACAAGCGCGTTTTTGCGGTTCGGAGGGCATTGATAAGGTAGAAACGCTCTCCGATTTTAGGGATGGCAATTTTGGAAAAGCCTACAATGTTGCATTTACCGATGGTCCATTGCAAGGCCTTTTATCAAGATCTGTGGTCGTTATCAACGAAAATGGTGAGGTCGTTCACTCCGAACAAGTATCGGAAACTGTCGACGAACCCAATTATAAAGCCGCTCTCGAAGCGTTGATGGATGCCTAAGGAATCTTTTTTACGGAACAGGATCAAAAGTGTTGGGTTTGCCCTAAGGGGCATGTTACTGTTGTTGCGGACGGAGCCCAGTATTAAGATCCAGTTCTTTATCGCACTTATCGTAACGGCCTTTGGCTTCTACTTTCAAATTTCCAACACCGAATGGATGGCCCAGATATTGGCCATTGGTTTGGTAATGGGCGTAGAAGGTGTGAATACCGCCATAGAAAAGATATGCGACTACATCCAGCCCAATTTGGACCCCAAGATTGGTTTGATAAAAGATATTTCCGCAGGAGCCGTTATGATAGTGTCGGTCCTGGCGAGTATTATAGGCCTGATCATTTATGTGCCGAAGATTTTTTAGTAAAATCCGACACCCGCAGTAGCAACGTAAATTTGTAACTTAGCCCCGCTTAAAATCGATTAATGGCCAAAAAAAGAACAAAATCAAAAACAAAAAAAACTACCGCCACTGCCAAAACGAAGCGCTCGTTCAAGCCTTCCAAGCAGAACAAGATTATTTTCGGTAGTCTTTTGATCGTTCTCAGCATTGCGCTTTTCTTCTCCTTTATGTCATTCTATTTTACATGGCAGGAGGATCAGAGCATGCTGTCCCAATTTGCGGACCGCAATGCCGAAGCCAGTAATTTGCTCAATAAATTTGGGGCCAACGTAAGCCACTTTTTTATGTACCGTGGATTTGGGCTCGCCTCTTTTGTGTTCCCGGTCCTATTGGCCATTACCGGGCTCTATCTATTTCTTGGATTGGACGGCAAACGATTGATCTACAAATGGATTTGGGGACTGGTCGGAGTCATCTGGGGATCCATTGCACTTGGCTTTTTTGCTGCTGACTTTCCATTGTTGGGAGGTCTTATCGGTTATGAAATGAACGATTTCCTTCAGGATTACACGGGAAAAATCGGTGTGTTCTTGATCCTCATATTTGTTTTGATGGTAATCTTGGTGCGATTGTTCAATTTCACGCCCGAGGGATTCGCCAATTTCTTCAAACGACAAAGTCAAAAAATCAAATCGGACTTTAAAGAAGAGCCCGCTACTCATCAAACCAAGGAATCCCCGATTGAAGATGAAGAAGATGGTCTTATATTGACCACGGAAGATACGGTTCCCGAAAAAGTGGACACTTACACCCATAAAAAGGATATTCCTCCTTTGGATGAAGCTGGGCTCGATGTCAACATTCCAGAAGAGGAGGAATCCGATATTGCATTAAAAGTTGAGGAAACTCCGGTCGAGGAAGAGGAAACCGATGCCAAAGCAGCCAAACTGGTAGAGGATTTTGGCGAATTTGACCCCAAATTGGAATTGGGCAACTACAAATTCCCGACCATGGACCTGCTCGAAGCACATGGGGCTTCCGGTGGGATCACCATCAATCAAGAAGAACTAGAGGAGAACAAAAACCGAATTGTAAGCACCCTCAAAAACTATAAAATTGGGATTGCGCAGATCAAAGCGACCATTGGTCCGACCGTAACCCTATACGAGATTGTACCAGAGGCCGGAATCCGAATCTCCAAGATCAAAAACTTAGAAGACGACATCGCTTTGTCATTGGCTGCATTGGGTATCCGAATCATCGCCCCTATTCCCGGAAAAGGAACCGTGGGTATCGAGGTACCGAACAAAAACGCCACCATCGTTTCCATGCGCTCGGTGATTGCATCGAACAAATTCCAAAAGGCAGAGATGGAACTGCCGATTGCGTTCGGAAAAACCATCAGCAACGAAACATTTGTGGTGGATTTGGCCAAAATGCCCCACTTGCTCATGGCAGGTGCCACCGGTCAAGGTAAATCCGTGGGTCTAAATGCCGTCATTACTTCCCTCCTCTACAAAAAGCATCCAGCGGAGGTCAAATTTATATTTGTTGACCCCAAAAAGGTGGAATTGACCCTCTACAATAAAATTGAGCGTCATTTCTTG from Flagellimonas oceani encodes the following:
- a CDS encoding BspA family leucine-rich repeat surface protein — its product is MMKKILFSVLAVALLWSCGKDDGPDTPPKDGNSVPVIAAQDFSAAETISDTEVIGTVKASDEDGDTLTFTIEANSDDLFEITASGELSLASGKTLDAAAKEQHNITVKVDDGEDTASATITIKVTTVAPTNEAPEMADQEFVAAEDIADTDVIGQVVATDVNEDDLTFAMVTNDNDLFMLSESGILTLAEGKTLDYETATSHSITVSVTDGEKTAEATVTITVENVIESMAEDPDSFITTWEVSDIDNNHLLLPTNDLYSYDFTVDWGDGTVEDYTDNDNPEHFYENAGVYTVAIKGEFPSIKVTIANRDKLLSVDRWGNIAWQTFRSAFENTPKLEFNTSDTPHLSNVVDMSLMFKGSNFNGDISDWEVGNVTNMNYMFLEASNFDQDLGGWNIENVENMSNMFDNSGMSKESLNATLIGWSNYVDENNAPKNVTIGIHGMAICGEALMEAMINLAEVHVWNFTGNFEVFETCD
- a CDS encoding Lrp/AsnC family transcriptional regulator, which produces MKLDNVDIELIRLLQKDSKKTTKQYADALHLSKTAVYERIRRLERNGVITQYTALVDKVKVGRDFMVLCQIRLVQHTKENVIKFEREVLQLKEVSECFHVGGDYDYILKIFVKDMKSYREFMLTKLTAIANIGNTQSSFVINEVKNSPSVHI
- a CDS encoding aminotransferase class I/II-fold pyridoxal phosphate-dependent enzyme; the encoded protein is MDYKASEHIQDLQYFGEFGGVNPSISDSSTYTFLSAKTMFDTFEGNTEGCYLYSRHSSPSNLYLGEAMAQLEGTESANVYASGMGAITAVILQLCDSGDHIVCSRTIYGGTYAFLKNFVKKFNIEVSFVDITDLETVKQSITPKTKMIYCEAVSNPLLEIADIPSLSKIAKKNNMPLVVDNTFSPLSINAAKLGADIVVHSLTKFINGTSDCVAGAVCASTDFCLSLKDVNSGAGMLLGSTLDSLRAASILKNMRTLHIRIKKHSENAHYLAEQFEKDGLKVVYPGLESHSGHQLMKSQMNHEYGFGGMLTLDVGSVERANALMESMQTEKLGYLAVSLGFYKTLFSASGTSTSSEIPEEEQKELGLSQGLIRFSIGLDNDIRKTYVTMRGCMEKLGILSPDASLV
- the nhaC gene encoding Na+/H+ antiporter NhaC gives rise to the protein MPNTEENPKFREDEHIVKNKELSIWEALIPVFALVAMLAYNVFVFGDDALSGSNQFILLMGGAVAAIVGIFNKVSYDQMIDEVAENVRSTTGALLILLMVGALSGTWLVSGIIPAMIYYGLQILNPTIFLAACVVICAIISIATGSSWTTAATVGIALIGIGEALGISLGMTAGAVLSGAYFGDKMSPLSDTTNLAPAMAGGDLFSHIRYMTYTTVPTVVVTLIVFIILGFTIDTSGVADTSSLLTNIGTTFNINGWLFIVPLVVIGLILKKAPPLMALLAGTLLGGVFAIIFQPDIVANIGGGTALNFETGYKGILNAITVDTEIATNDPALNDLFSSGGMSGMLGTIWLIVCAMVFGGIMDGIGALERITESLLKLAKTTFGLFASTVGSCLALNVTASDQYLAIVVPGKMFSKAYRERGLAPENLSRTLEDSGTVTSVLVPWNTCGAYHSSVLGVGVGEYFLYAIFNWLSPIMTLLFAAFRIKIKQLATSPAE
- a CDS encoding peroxiredoxin; this translates as MTLVGRKFPNIEVNAIDELGDTFKINILEKAKAENKKVLLFWYPKDFTFVCPTELFAFQQNLSEFEKRNTIVIGASCDTAEVHFAWLNTEKDNGGIEGVTYPIVSDSNRNLASALGILDIMKEDFNEETNSVVMEGDNVTYRATYLIDEEGTVFHESINHMPLGRNVKEFLRLVDAYTHVQEKGEVCPANWEEGKQAMNADRAGVSDYLANHVN
- a CDS encoding thioredoxin family protein gives rise to the protein MIVELDKDNLSEVIANNDNVVVQYSASWCGNCRIMKPKFKKEASLNENVTFVMVDAEKFPESRKLANVDNLPTFAAFSKGSLKNQVQTNKYDVLKDLIHEVAHN
- a CDS encoding DUF6952 family protein, producing MKLPIIKQLVNFAEEHDEDYLQETADTLESVCEVSSLKDEELDMIGELISNLYGAIEVTHEIKNGTPKKEALNGFMSRVLGSIDK
- the tpx gene encoding thiol peroxidase, producing the protein MATVTLKGNEIHTLGDLPKNGSQAPNFTLVKTDLSTTSLSDYKGQKVVLNIFPSIDTGTCAQSVRQFNQEAAELENTKILCISKDLPFAQARFCGSEGIDKVETLSDFRDGNFGKAYNVAFTDGPLQGLLSRSVVVINENGEVVHSEQVSETVDEPNYKAALEALMDA
- a CDS encoding diacylglycerol kinase family protein, whose amino-acid sequence is MPKESFLRNRIKSVGFALRGMLLLLRTEPSIKIQFFIALIVTAFGFYFQISNTEWMAQILAIGLVMGVEGVNTAIEKICDYIQPNLDPKIGLIKDISAGAVMIVSVLASIIGLIIYVPKIF
- a CDS encoding DNA translocase FtsK, which encodes MAKKRTKSKTKKTTATAKTKRSFKPSKQNKIIFGSLLIVLSIALFFSFMSFYFTWQEDQSMLSQFADRNAEASNLLNKFGANVSHFFMYRGFGLASFVFPVLLAITGLYLFLGLDGKRLIYKWIWGLVGVIWGSIALGFFAADFPLLGGLIGYEMNDFLQDYTGKIGVFLILIFVLMVILVRLFNFTPEGFANFFKRQSQKIKSDFKEEPATHQTKESPIEDEEDGLILTTEDTVPEKVDTYTHKKDIPPLDEAGLDVNIPEEEESDIALKVEETPVEEEETDAKAAKLVEDFGEFDPKLELGNYKFPTMDLLEAHGASGGITINQEELEENKNRIVSTLKNYKIGIAQIKATIGPTVTLYEIVPEAGIRISKIKNLEDDIALSLAALGIRIIAPIPGKGTVGIEVPNKNATIVSMRSVIASNKFQKAEMELPIAFGKTISNETFVVDLAKMPHLLMAGATGQGKSVGLNAVITSLLYKKHPAEVKFIFVDPKKVELTLYNKIERHFLAKLPDSDEAIITDNTKVINTLNSLCIEMDNRYELLKTAMVRNIKEYNVKFKARKLNPNDGHKFLPYIVLVIDEFADLIMTAGKEVETPIARLAQLARAIGIHLIIATQRPSVNVITGIIKANFPARIAFRVTSKIDSRTILDAQGADQLIGRGDMLYTQGNDVTRLQCAFVDTPEVAKITDYIGSQRAYPEAHLLPEYVGEESGTSLDNDIEDRDAMFREAAEVIVTAQQGSASLIQRKLKLGYNRAGRIIDQLEAAGIVGPFEGSKARQVLVPDMYALDQLLENEAK